CGAGAAACCTCAGCAGCAGCGGCTCGATGCGATCGAAGGGGAAAAAATAGGCATGGAACATGGCCGCGTGCCGATCCTGCGGATCATCCGAGAACAGCATGCCTTCGAAGTGGCGGAGTGCCTCTTCGGGATCCCATTTGTACAGGACCTTGATCGCGCGCGACCGGATCTCGTAATTGGGATTGGTGAGCAATGGAACGATCAGGCTTTGCAGGTTTTCAGGAGCCAGACGCTCGAGTGTCTCGACGGCCGCCGCCAGAACGCGCGGATTGGGATGGCGGCAGAGATCCTCGATGTCCTTCACCAGGTCGGGAGTGCCAAATGTGCGCAGAAATCGCAGCACGAAGGGAAGAACCTCGACGGGATAGGTTTCCCAATGGTGATCCTTCAATGTGAAAACGGTGGCCGGGCCCTGTTCCCGCGGCAGGCTTTCCAGCAGCAGGACGAACCGGATCGGATCCTGGCCGGGATCCCCGGCAAGCCGCTCGAGTTCAGCCTGGATGCGGTCAGGAGGAATCCTTTTCGCGCGGTCTGGAGAGACGCGGGCCAGGATCAGATGCATGTGGAGCCTGGTTGCCGGGTCGGACTCGGCTTCTGCCAGAACCGAGAAGGCCACTTTCAGTTCGTCCGTCCAGGAGATGCTTTCGATGCGCGTCAGAACGGCGAACCGGATTGCCGGATCCGGCGAACGCAGGTCCGAAAACAAGGCGTAGGCAATCTGCTGGCTCATGCCGTTCCTGGCCTGGGAAAAGCCTTATCGATGAGATGCGGCGATCTGCAGGAATGTCTCGCTGATCTTGCGGCAACGCTCCAGGAAATCCGTCTTGGGCAGGATATCGATGTAGTGCTGGTCGTTTTCGATCTTGAACTCGATCAGCGCAAGGGTTTCCATCTGTTTGAGTATCTTCCTGATCTCATCCTGAGGAACCACGAACGCTTCGGCACAGGATTTGACCACGTCCGGAAGCCGCATCATCGCGATGCTGGGCATGTATTTGACGCCCCTCACAGAGTGCTGCATCAGAAGGTGCAGAATCTCGGCGACCCCGACGAAGAGATCGGGCGTTCGGCTGACCAGGTCGGAGGTCTTCTTCAGCCGCTCGACCAGGTTCGTGAGAACGGCGTTGACGAGCTTCGGAGACTGCTCCATGAAATCCTCGAAATCTTTGCGCCCGATCTCGGCGACCCTGGTCGCACCGACGGCCGTCGCCGAAGCCGTTCGCTTCTGGTCCTTCGATAGAAGCGCCATCTCGCCGAACACGGTCACCGGCTTCAGGATGGCCAGGATCGACTTCTTTTCGCCCTGCTGAACCGAAATCTCGACCTGACCTTCGGTCAGCAGATACGCGGTATTGCCGACCTCGCCCTCCCTGAATATCAACGCGCCCGGTGAAAACTCGCGAACCAGTGATTTCATGGCCTGATCCTCTGATGATGGGTTTTTTCCAAGGTAGTATATCCCGGCCTCTTTCGCAACGCGGCGAGGAAACGGACGTCAGGGGATGGTGAGGTAGCTGAGGTCGGCGACGGCGATGCCTCCGGGGTGGTCGCCGGAGTTGCCGCGGCCGATCCCGACGATCTCGCCGGAAAGACTGGCGATAAGTTCCCGCGACCGCGCCGTTTCCGAAACGAACGCACCCGGCTTGACGGGAAGTCCGATTCTGCGCGCGTCAGCCTCGGTTCGGACGGCGATCGCCTTGATCACGTCGCGCCCAAAAGGGGGCTGGGCCTGAAAATCGAAAGAGTCTGACGGCCCAGGCAGGTCGTAGGTGCCGGCCGTGACATGGTTCCCGCCCGAATAGGGATTGGGGAACAGCATGTTGACCGAGCCGTCCGGGGAGATGCCGACGATAAAAATATAGCAGTCATGCGAAACCGCGAAGGAGTAGACAAGCTTTTCCCGGTTCCTGAAGGTCGTTTTGCCGCCCTTGGTGCGAAGATTGACCTGGAAGGGGGTTTCCGGAACCGACAGGTCGAACAGGCTTTTCTGAAGCAGAGCGGCCTTGAGAGGCTTGCCAAGTTCGCTTGCAAGCTGCTCGACGGTTTGCGCGTCCGCCTTCAACACTTCCAGACCGGCGGAATCGGCGAAGATCACTCGCTGACCGCGCCTGGAACGGTCGACAAGACCGATCAGATCACGCGTCGAATCGGGCCCCACGAAATTGAGAAAATCGAGACGTGAGAGTTCGCCCGCGAGCAGGGCGGACTGCCCCCCGGCGAGAAAGAGATTCAGCTTCGCCCGGTCATACGGCTTGCAGATGCGCGCGTATGAAACCGTCGTTCCCCGCACGACAGGCGGCTTCCCTTCGGGGGCGCGCTTCGAGCCCGGAACGGGAGTGTCCAGGATCGTCGACGTGCCGTCCTCCGGGGCCGGAGAACATTGTGGAATCTGCTTGAACCCGGCCGCGTTCAGGCGGTTTTTGGCGTAAAAATAGAGTTCTCGATATGTAATGATGCCGTTCGTGTCGGCGTCGGCGGGTCCTTTCAGACCTGAGCGCAGCATGGCCGAAAACAGCCCGGAGGGAACTCCCGCCGGAGCCTCCTCGACGTCGAGGCATTCCGCGCAGGGCTCGAAATCGCGTGCCGCTCCGAAAAAGACGTGTCCCGGCCAGGGTCCTTTCCCCGCCGGCGGCTCCAGCCCGAAAGCCTGTGGTTGCAACGCATTCTCCGCGGAGGACGGGGGCAGGACCGGCGCTTTCAGCACCCTGGTCAGCCCGGCGGGTTGATCCGAAAAGCTCAGACTGCGGTTTGCCGATCCGGAAAAGCAGGAGTCGATGACGCAGAAGAATTTCCGCCCCTGGAGCGTGGCGAAATACCGGTCGAGGAGATCGTCTGTCAGGAGCCCGTTTCGCTCGTAATCCCAGGGGGCGATGCTCTCGTCCTGCCCGTCCGGTTCGTCGCCGTCACGGTCCGCGACACGGAATCCGTGCCCGCAGAAATAGAACAGAACCGTGTCTCCTGGATCCGTGCCTTTCGCCAGATGCACTGCGAATGTTTCGAGAATCTTTCTTCCCGTCGCTTCGGCATCGAGGAGGGTGACGATGTCCGCATCCCGGAATCCATACCTGCCGATGAGGATTTTTTTCAGGAATAGGCAGTCGTTCACGCAGCCCTCGAGACGGTCTCGGGATGACGGATACGCGTTGATGCCCACGAGAAGAGCCTTGAGACGGGCACCCTGGGCGATGCCCGAAAGGCTCAGAAAAAGAGCAATGAATGCGCAGATCCTCGCAAGCGCAGGAAGGCGGAAATCTCTCATCGTCTCACTCCCGAAATCTCTGTTCTTGCGAAGAGTCTACCAGAAATTCGCCCCCTCGGTGCTCTTGTCACGATTTTCCGGGTTTGTTACCCTGATCGTACACAGACGCATTCGTTCGAGAGGAAAACACCACACGTCCTTTGCGCCGTACCGCCTTCGGCCCGAAGATGACGAAGGTCGCAGTCGGGGTGATCCGCGCAGGGAACGGAGAGCCGGGGAGGAGCCATGTCGTGCCGTTTCGTGCGACCGATGGTCGTATGTATATTGATAAGTATTGCATCGACTCCTGTGAGCGCCGATCGCACAATGGCGATCTCGTTCGTCGAACAGGGTCTGCGGGCGGCGGATGTCGATGCGAAAATC
This region of Candidatus Ozemobacteraceae bacterium genomic DNA includes:
- a CDS encoding cyclic nucleotide-binding domain-containing protein; its protein translation is MKSLVREFSPGALIFREGEVGNTAYLLTEGQVEISVQQGEKKSILAILKPVTVFGEMALLSKDQKRTASATAVGATRVAEIGRKDFEDFMEQSPKLVNAVLTNLVERLKKTSDLVSRTPDLFVGVAEILHLLMQHSVRGVKYMPSIAMMRLPDVVKSCAEAFVVPQDEIRKILKQMETLALIEFKIENDQHYIDILPKTDFLERCRKISETFLQIAASHR
- a CDS encoding caspase family protein, translating into MRDFRLPALARICAFIALFLSLSGIAQGARLKALLVGINAYPSSRDRLEGCVNDCLFLKKILIGRYGFRDADIVTLLDAEATGRKILETFAVHLAKGTDPGDTVLFYFCGHGFRVADRDGDEPDGQDESIAPWDYERNGLLTDDLLDRYFATLQGRKFFCVIDSCFSGSANRSLSFSDQPAGLTRVLKAPVLPPSSAENALQPQAFGLEPPAGKGPWPGHVFFGAARDFEPCAECLDVEEAPAGVPSGLFSAMLRSGLKGPADADTNGIITYRELYFYAKNRLNAAGFKQIPQCSPAPEDGTSTILDTPVPGSKRAPEGKPPVVRGTTVSYARICKPYDRAKLNLFLAGGQSALLAGELSRLDFLNFVGPDSTRDLIGLVDRSRRGQRVIFADSAGLEVLKADAQTVEQLASELGKPLKAALLQKSLFDLSVPETPFQVNLRTKGGKTTFRNREKLVYSFAVSHDCYIFIVGISPDGSVNMLFPNPYSGGNHVTAGTYDLPGPSDSFDFQAQPPFGRDVIKAIAVRTEADARRIGLPVKPGAFVSETARSRELIASLSGEIVGIGRGNSGDHPGGIAVADLSYLTIP